In Deinococcota bacterium, a genomic segment contains:
- a CDS encoding NAD-dependent protein deacetylase — protein MSPALPAPTHDLTHDLDALGHILRGRRVLVLSGAGISTDSGIPDYRGPKSLQRPHRPMLYGQFVGSEEARRRYWARSLVGWLRIHQAKPNGGHRALARLEQGGAISGLITQNVDGLHQAAGSRSVLELHGSLALVRCLRCGTPESRRTLQGRMQELNPRFHAAQVAMAPDGDAELPQALIDGFRVPACRRCGGALKPDVVFFGENVPKARVERAYGMLGRAEVLLVVGSSLTVFSGYRFVVRAAKQQKPIAIVNQGPTRGDADASLRVSGWLGEVLPQLAEEL, from the coding sequence GTGAGCCCAGCGTTACCGGCCCCCACCCACGACCTCACCCACGACCTCGACGCGCTTGGCCACATCCTGCGCGGCCGCCGCGTCCTGGTCTTGAGCGGCGCGGGCATCAGCACCGACTCGGGCATCCCCGACTACCGCGGGCCCAAAAGCCTACAAAGGCCGCACAGACCCATGCTCTACGGGCAGTTCGTCGGCAGCGAGGAGGCCAGGCGGCGCTACTGGGCGCGCAGCCTGGTCGGCTGGCTTCGCATTCACCAGGCCAAACCCAACGGCGGCCACCGCGCGCTCGCCCGGCTCGAGCAGGGCGGCGCCATCAGCGGGCTAATCACCCAGAACGTCGACGGCCTGCACCAGGCCGCCGGCAGCCGCAGCGTGCTCGAGCTGCACGGCAGCCTGGCGCTGGTTCGCTGCCTGCGGTGCGGCACGCCGGAGTCGCGGCGGACGCTGCAAGGGCGGATGCAGGAGCTGAACCCCCGTTTTCACGCAGCGCAGGTAGCAATGGCGCCGGACGGCGACGCGGAGCTCCCGCAAGCGCTCATCGACGGCTTCAGGGTGCCGGCGTGCCGGCGCTGCGGGGGCGCGCTCAAGCCCGACGTGGTGTTCTTCGGCGAGAACGTGCCCAAGGCGCGCGTCGAGCGGGCCTACGGCATGTTGGGGCGCGCCGAGGTGCTGCTGGTCGTCGGCTCGTCGCTGACCGTATTTTCGGGCTACCGCTTCGTGGTGAGGGCTGCCAAGCAGCAAAAACCCATCGCCATCGTCAACCAGGGGCCGACCCGGGGCGACGCCGACGCCTCGCTCCGGGTGAGCGGCTGGCTCGGCGAGGTGTTG